The following are from one region of the Poecilia reticulata strain Guanapo linkage group LG7, Guppy_female_1.0+MT, whole genome shotgun sequence genome:
- the pink1 gene encoding serine/threonine-protein kinase PINK1, mitochondrial has protein sequence MSVKHAISRGLELGRSFLQIGLLKSGGRVAAKLRADRFRVGPSVRTVQPQAFLPARYRYYRTSLKGLAAQLQSAGFRRRFTGASPRNRAVFLAFGLGVGLIEQQLEDDRQSAATCQEIQAVFKKKKIQSTLRPFTSGFKLEDYVIGNQIGKGSNAAVYEAAAQFAPPKETERDSTLVELRDNEEEVQKVRSPACCSLRNFPLAIKMLWNFGAGSSSEAILKSMSQELVPSGPLALKQEKEQINLNGRFGVLPRRVSAHPNVIRVYRAFTADVPLLPGAQEEYPDVLPARLNPAGLGNNRTLFLVMKNYPCTLRQYLQVSTPNRRQSSLMVLQLLEGVDHLCRQGVAHRDLKSDNILLEFDSGGCPRLVITDFGCCLTQNDSSLQLPFNSMWVSRGGNASLMAPEVATAAPGRDVVIDYTKTDGWAVGAISYEIFGQQNPFYGAAGLHSTNYQEKQLPSLPACVPADVQLVIKLLLRRNPNKRPSARVAANMLHFSLWGRKALANQDSAGMRKLADWLLCQSAMVLLQGCSGPSGNRVEAELQRSFLSNLDLEELRAAVGFLLYGQDQSRVCIMFP, from the exons ATGTCTGTGAAACACGCCATTAGCCGAGGGCTGGAGCTCGGCCGGTCTTTTCTTCAGATTGGTCTCCTTAAATCAGGCGGCCGAGTCGCAGCAAAGCTCCGAGCTGACCGTTTCCGTGTAGGCCCGTCGGTCCGCACCGTTCAGCCTCAGGCTTTCCTGCCGGCCCGGTACCGCTATTATCGCACCTCTCTGAAGGGTCTGGCGGCTCAGCTTCAGTCCGCCGGTTTTAGAAGGAGGTTTACCGGCGCGTCGCCTCGGAACAGGGCCGTGTTTCTGGCTTTTGGCCTCGGTGTGGGGCTTAtcgagcagcagctggaggacgaCAGACAGAGCGCTGCAACATGTCAAGAAATACAG GCTgtgtttaagaagaaaaaaatccagagcaCACTGAGACCTTTCACCTCTGGATTCAAACTGGAGGACTACGTTATAGGGAACCAGATCGGTAAAGGTTCCAATGCGGCCGTGTACGAGGCTGCAGCTCAGTTTGCTCCCCCtaaggagacagagagagactcGACACTGGTGGAACTAAGAGACAATGAAGAGGAAGTCCAGAAAGTGCGATCTCCGGCATGCTGCTCCTTGAGAAACTTCCCCTTGGCTATCAAAATGTTGTGGAACTTTGGG GCTGGATCTTCAAGTGAGGCGATATTAAAATCTATGTCGCAAGAACTTGTCCCATCTGGTCCTCTGGccttaaaacaggaaaaagagcAGATTAACCTGAATGG ACGTTTCGGAGTGCTTCCCAGAAGAGTTTCAGCTCACCCAAACGTGATCAGAGTGTATCGGGCTTTCACCGCGGACGTGCCGCTGCTACCAGGTGCGCAGGAGGAGTATCCAGATGTGCTGCCAGCCAGGCTCAACCCAGCGGGCCTTGGAAACAATCGCACTCTTTTCCTAGTCATGAAAAA ctATCCCTGCACACTGCGGCAGTACCTGCAGGTTTCCACACCCAACCGCAGGCAGAGCTCTCTGATGGTGCTGCAGCTCCTGGAGGGGGTGGACCATCTGTGCAGGCAGGGTGTTGCTCACAGGGATCTGAAGTCTGACAACATACTGCTAGAGTTTGACTCAG GTGGCTGCCCCCGTTTGGTAATTACTGACTTTGGCTGCTGCCTGACCCAGAATGACTCCAGCTTACAGCTTCCATTTAACAGCATGTGGGTCAGCAGAGGAGGAAACGCTTCACTCATGGCTCCTGAG GTGGCGACTGCAGCTCCAGGCCGTGATGTGGTGATCGACTACACCAAGACGGATGGCTGGGCTGTGGGGGCAATCTCCTATGAGATTTTCGGACAGCAGAATCCTTTCTATGGAGCGGCTGGATTGCACAGCACAAACTACCAGGAGAAGCAGCTGCCTTCTCTTCCTGCCTGTGTTCCAGCTGATGTCCAGTTAGTCATTAAACTGCTACTCAGGAGGAACCCAAATAAG CGCCCCAGTGCTCGTGTTGCAGCCAACATGCTGCATTTCAGCCTCTGGGGTCGCAAAGCCCTGGCTAACCAGGACAGCGCTGGCATGAGGAAGCtggctgattggctgctgtgcCAGTCCGCTATGGTCCTCCTGCAGGGCTGCAGCGGCCCCAGTGGGAACAGagtggaggcggagcttcagaggAGCTTCCTGTCTAACCTGGATCTAGAAGAGCTGCGCGCCGCTGTAGGCTTCCTCCTTTATGGGCAAGATCAGAGCAGGGTCTGCATCATGTTTCCATAA
- the LOC103467818 gene encoding trypsin-3, whose amino-acid sequence MSPQQIATVLFILSSKVCSQSLDKRIIGGQEVQPYSIKYQASLQTEKREHYCGGTLVDKEWVVSAAHCWRPSYLMIVVLSEHNLREMEGYEQIFGVSKIYVHSYNYKTFNNDIMLIKLDRPAVLNAYVQPVKLPDENTPPLRGNLCTVSGWGVTQVYSYVLSPVLRAVDVTEISLCYYYYWGRITENMMCAGSPYGGKDSCQGDSGGPLVCNGNFEGIVSWGISCANPYFPGVYTKVRNYVPWINNIMNSD is encoded by the exons ATGTCTCCTCAACAAATTGCAACAGTGCTGTTTATTCTGTCTTCAAAAGTATGCTCAC AAAGCCTTGATAAAAGGATCATCGGGGGTCAGGAGGTCCAACCGTACTCGATCAAATACCAGGCCTCCCTGCAGACTGAGAAACGGGAGCACTATTGTGGAGGGACACTGGTGGACAAAGAGTGGGTGGTGTCTGCTGCCCACTGCTGGAGACC GAGCTACTTGATGATTGTGGTGTTGAGTGAACACAACCTGCGTGAAATGGAGGGATATGAGCAGATCTTCGGTGTCTCAAAAATATATGTGCACAGCTACAACTACAAGACATTCAACAATGACATCATGCTTATTAAG CTTGATAGGCCAGCAGTGCTGAACGCCTACGTCCAGCCAGTCAAGCTCCCTGATGAAAACACCCCCCCATTAAGAGGGAATCTTTGCACCGTGAGTGGGTGGGGTGTGACACAGGTTTACAGTTACGTGCTGTCTCCGGTGCTCCGAGCTGTGGACGTGACAGAAATATCGCTCTGCTACTATTACTACTGGGGCAGGATCACTGAGAACATGATGTGTGCTGGATCTCCATATGGTGGCAAAGATTCCTGCcag GGAGATTCTGGGGGTCCACTTGTCTGCAATGGCAACTTTGAGGGGATTGTCTCCTGGGGCATCAGTTGTGCAAATCCATACTTCCCCGGTGTCTACACCAAAGTGAGGAACTATGTGCCATGGATCAACAATATCATGAATTCtgattaa
- the agmat gene encoding guanidino acid hydrolase, mitochondrial — protein sequence MFSFWRNLGLTRAAAVFFSIPRQALGQCSSRTGGCLIPNRESSGSRYNVPPSAEFVARVSGISTMAKLPYRETADGLDAAFIGVPIDTGTSNRPGARFGPRQIRAESALLRAYNSGTRAAPYESLMVADIGDVNVNLYDLKDTCKRITEAYRKILATGCIPLTLGGDHTIAYPILQAVAEKHGPVGLVHVDAHADTSDVVLGERIGHGTPFRRCVEEGLLDCQRVVQIGLRGSGYSADSYEWSRAQGFRVVQVEECWFKSLSPLMSEVRAQMGVGPVYLSFDIDALDPGFAPGTGTPEIAGLTPIQGVEIIRGCRGLNLVGCDLVEVSPPYDTTGNTALTGANLLFEMLCVLPKMKYY from the exons atgttttcattttggagaAACTTAGGTTTAACTCGAGCAGCAGCGGTTTTCTTTTCCATTCCCCGACAAGCTTTGGGTCAGTGCAGCAGCCGAACTGGAGGGTGCTTAATTCCGAACCGAGAGAGCTCCGGGAGCCGATATAATGTTCCACCGAGCGCCGAGTTTGTTGCACGGGTGTCTGGGATCTCCACCATGGCCAAGTTACCTTATCGGGAGACGGCCGACGGGCTGGACGCGGCGTTCATTGGTGTTCCGATTGATACCGGGACTTCGAACCGGCCAGGAGCAAG GTTTGGTCCACGCCAGATCAGAGCAGAGTCTGCCTTGCTGAGGGCTTACAACAGTGGCACCAGGGCAGCGCCTTACGAGTCCCTGATGGTTGCTGACATCGGGGACGTAAACGTTAACTTGTACGATTTGAAAGACACCTGCAAGCGCATCACGGAGGCCTACAGAAAAATCCTGGCCACTGGCTGTATCCCTCTGACTTTGG GTGGCGATCACACTATTGCGTACCCAATACTGCAAGCTGTAGCAGAGAA GCATGGCCCTGTGGGTTTGGTCCATGTGGACGCTCATGCGGACACCAGCGACGTGGTTCTGGGGGAGAGGATCGGCCATGGCACCCCGTTCAGACGCTGTGTGGAGGAGGGGCTCCTGGACTGCCAGCGGGTGGTTCAGATCGGCCTGCGAGGCAGCGGGTACTCGGCGGACTCGTACGAGTGGAGTCGGGCTCAG GGTTTTCGTGTGGTCCAGGTGGAAGAGTGTTGGTTCAAGTCTCTCTCACCTCTGATGTCTGAGGTGAGGGCTCAGATGGGAGTCGGGCCGGTCTACCTCAGTTTTGATATTGACGCTCTTGATCCAGGTTTTGCTCCCGGAACAGGAACACCGGAGATAGCAGGACTCACTCCCATACAG GGAGTTGAGATTATCCGAGGCTGTCGGGGTCTTAACCTTGTTGGATGTGATCTGGTGGAAGTTTCCCCACCTTATGACACCACAG GAAACACAGCCTTGACTGGGGCCAACCTCCTCTTTGAAATGTTATGTGTTTTACCAAAAATGAAATACTACTGA
- the LOC103467819 gene encoding trypsin-3, with product MNVASVLLCILLKVLAVNCQGFAQERIVGGYAPVPHSIRYIVSLQTTSRQHFCGGFLINRFWVITAAHCNIGISKMVVVAGDYSLSIYEGTEQEVFPHFLVTHPEYNSTTNNSDIMLIKLRAPIDLNNYVSIVLLPRQDASIAEGEMCRVSGWGYTSPTGGQIPATLRTVTLPIVSAEKCNSTESFNGRITDRMLCAGYNIGGKDACQGDSGGPLVCNGRAYGVVSWGRGCADAEFPGVYTAVSKFRRWIDNTIFSYYSRCKKN from the exons ATGAACGTGGCATCTGTATTGCTCTGTATATTGCTGAAAGTCCTGGCTGTGAACT GTCAGGGCTTTGCACAGGAACGCATTGTGGGAGGCTACGCGCCGGTTCCTCATTCCATCAGGTACATTGTATCTTTACAGACGACAAGCCGCCAGCACTTCTGCGGGGGCTTCCTGATTAACAGATTCTGGGTGATCACAGCAGCACACTGTAATATTGG GATAAGCAAAATGGTGGTAGTAGCAGGAGACTACTCTTTGTCCATTTATGAAGGCACAGAGCAGGAAGTGTTCCCCCACTTTTTGGTGACCCACCCTGAGTACAACAGCACGACAAACAACAGTGACATCATGCTCATTAAG CTAAGGGCACCCATCGACCTGAACAACTACGTGTCCATCGTTCTGCTGCCCAGGCAGGACGCCTCCATAGCGGAGGGCGAAATGTGTCGAGTGTCGGGTTGGGGATACACCAGCCCCACAGGGGGCCAGATTCCAGCCACCCTTCGGACTGTCACACTTCCTATTGTGTCTGCAGAGAAATGTAACAGCACTGAGTCGTTTAATGGCCGCATCACTGACAGAATGCTTTGTGCCGGCTACAACATTGGTGGAAAAGACGCCTGTCAG GGAGACTCAGGTGGCCCACTTGTCTGTAACGGGCGGGCCTATGGAGTGGTGTCATGGGGAAGAGGATGTGCCGACGCTGAATTTCCTGGAGTCTACACCGCCGTGTCCAAGTTCCGCCGCTGGATAGACAACACCATATTTAGCTACTACAGCAGATGTAAGAAGAATTAG
- the LOC103467815 gene encoding tubulin alpha-1B chain, whose amino-acid sequence MRECISIHVGQAGVQIGNACWELYCLEHGIQPDGQMPSDKAIGGGDDSFNTFFSETGAGKHVPRAVFVDLEPTVIDEVRTGTYRQLFHPEQLITGKEDAANNYARGHYTIGKEIIDLVLDRIRKLADQCTGLQGFLVFHSFGGGTGSGFTSLLMERLSVDYGKKSKLEFSIYPAPQVSTAVVEPYNSILTTHTTLEHSDCAFMVDNEAIYDICRRNLDIERPTYTNLNRLISQIVSSITASLRFDGALNVDLTEFQTNLVPYPRIHFPLATYAPVISAEKAYHEQLSVAEITNACFEPANQMVKCDPRHGKYMACCLLYRGDVVPKDVNAAIATIKTKRSIQFVDWCPTGFKVGINYQPPTVVPGGDLAKVQRAVCMLSNTTAIAEAWARLDHKFDLMYAKRAFVHWYVGEGMEEGEFSEAREDMAALEKDYEEVGVDSIEGEGEEEGEEY is encoded by the exons ATG CGTGAGTGTATCTCCATCCACGTTGGTCAGGCTGGTGTCCAGATTGGTAATGCCTGTTGGGAGCTGTACTGCCTGGAACATGGGATCCAGCCTGATGGACAGATGCCCAGCGACAAAGCCATCGGCGGTGGAGATGACTCTTTCAACACCTTCTTTAGTGAGACTGGAGCTGGAAAACATGTCCCAAGAGCTGTCTTTGTGGACCTGGAGCCCACTGTTATTG ATGAAGTCCGCACTGGGACGTACCGCCAGCTGTTCCATCCTGAGCAGCTGATAACTGGGAAGGAAGACGCTGCCAACAACTATGCCCGCGGACACTACACCATCGGAAAAGAGATCATCGATCTGGTTCTGGACAGGATCCGCAAACTG GCTGACCAGTGCACAGGCCTGCAGGGCTTCCTGGTCTTCCACAGCTTCGGGGGTGGAACCGGTTCTGGTTTCACCTCCCTGCTGATGGAGCGTCTCTCTGTGGATTATGGCAAGAAGTCCAAGCTGGAGTTCTCCATCTATCCGGCTCCTCAGGTGTCCACCGCGGTGGTGGAGCCCTACAACTCCATCCTGACCACCCACACCACCCTGGAGCACTCCGACTGCGCCTTCATGGTGGACAACGAGGCCATCTACGATATCTGCCGCAGAAACCTCGACATCGAGCGCCCCACCTACACCAACCTGAACAGGCTGATCAGCCAGATCGTGTCCTCCATTACCGCCTCCTTGCGTTTCGATGGTGCCCTGAATGTTGATCTGACGGAGTTCCAGACCAACTTGGTGCCGTACCCTCGTATCCACTTCCCTCTCGCCACCTACGCCCCTGTGATCTCCGCCGAGAAGGCTTACCACGAGCAGCTCTCAGTGGCTGAGATCACCAACGCCTGCTTTGAGCCGGCCAATCAGATGGTGAAGTGCGACCCTCGTCATGGCAAGTACATGGCCTGCTGTCTTCTGTACCGTGGCGATGTTGTTCCCAAAGACGTCAACGCTGCCATCGCCACCATTAAAACCAAGCGCTCCATCCAGTTCGTGGACTGGTGCCCCACTGGTTTCAAGGTTGGCATCAACTACCAACCGCCCACTGTGGTTCCTGGTGGTGACCTTGCTAAGGTCCAGAGGGCTGTGTGCATGCTGAGCAACACCACAGCCATTGCAGAGGCCTGGGCGAGGCTCGACCACAAGTTTGACCTGATGTACGCCAAGAGGGCCTTCGTCCACTGGTATGTGGGTGAGGGGATGGAGGAAGGAGAGTTCTCTGAAGCCAGGGAGGATATGGCGGCTCTGGAAAAGGATTATGAAGAGGTGGGAGTCGACTCAATTGAGggtgagggagaggaggaaggagaggagtaTTAA